The region agcctggtgggctgcagtccatggggtcacgaagagtaggacacgactgagtgacttcactttcacttttcactttcatgcactggagaaggaaatggcaacccactccagtgttcttgcctggagaatcccagggacgagggagcctggtgggctgacatctacgggatcgtgcagagtcggacacgactgaagcgacttagcagcagcaacatgctaATTATTCAGTGCAGAACATTCAGCTGTTAATTACACTGCTTATGAATTATGAGTTGGTGTCCAAAAAAAAGGCAAGGCGTTACAGTATATACAAGAGTACAGGCTCAAAGTTAGATGAGGTGTGAAACTTACTTCTGCCGGTTAGTAATGCCTGACCCTGAGTAAATCACTTGATCTCTCTAATACTGTTTTTCTTCCCTGTAAGATAGATAATACTATACAGCACTAAGTTGGTGagagaatgagataatgcatataagGGGCTTAGCATCTGGCCCTTAGTATGCCCTCCACAAAGATTAGCTTTTGTCACATAAAAAAGATTTCTGATTCTGAAAGGCCCAATTCCATCCAGCAGGATGTGGAAACACTCTCTGCAGCCTCTAACAGTCAATTCAAAACAGTTCCAGTATGAAAGCAGCTCTATCAGATCACATGTGGCAGGCTGTCTCAGCTTAAGGAAGCCCTTTGAGGCTGATCTGACTTATAACTTGTGTAACCTGATTCTACCACAAAGAACAAGCCTATCTTCTTAGTCAAAGACTAAGACCACTAAGGACTACCATatgaggttccctggtggctcagattgtgaagaatatgcctgcaatgcaggagactcaggtttgatccctgggtcggaaagatcccctggagaagggaatggcaacccactccagtattcttgcctggagaatcccacagacagagaagcctggcagcctagAGTCCATGGACTAACAAAGAGTCATAtaccactaacactttcacttttaaggacTACCACATCACTCCACTCTATCTTCAAGGTGTTTTCTTGTGCAGTCTTGTCTGCTCTCCTTGAGATGGAGATTCCAAACCTTTCACATTCCTGGTCATCTTCCTTTTACTTGTTTTTAGAACATCCTAAGATACCATAACCAAGATAACAATTTCCACTCATTGATGCTTTCTGAGCACCAGGCACTGATATTGCCACTTTGCACAGATCGTGTTATTAAAACTCACAAAAATCCTATAAAGTGAATGATGACATGCTCATAGAAGTAGAAACAGATTCAAAGAGATTAAGCAAGCTGCCAGGATCATACACTTTTAAAGTGGCAGAGATTGTTCCCAAACCTAGACTTGTCTGATGCTCGAAGTCAAAGATTCCAAACTGCTTGGTAATTATGATGCTCAACCCTGCTTCTACTCccgttcatttttttctttagtaacaAAAATCCCAGCTTTCATTAACGGCTTCcccgtggctcagacggtaaagaatctgcccgcatgCGGGAGACCCGATTAGagctctgggtctggaagatccttcggagtagggaaaggctacccactccagtattctttcctggagaattccatggacagaggaccctggcgggcttctccatgggactgcagagtcggacacgactcagcgactaacactttcactgtttttcAGCTTTCATTATTTCTAAAGCAATTCTGTTTGAGTCCTGGGTAAATTCGTTTCAGAGTTAAACTCAAGTCACGCTTGGCACTCCCAACATAAAAGCCCAATTAAGGTACCAGGAGCCTCTAATGCCTCCGGTGGGACAAGGCGCTCCCGCCCGGTCGGATTCTGCTAGCTACGTGACCTAGGCCACGAGGGTCCCACGCTGCCACCGCCTCACCTCTCACCAGAAAAAAGCAAGACTCAGCGCTAAGTAGTCAGACCTCGTGGAAGTGATGCCAAGACTCCAAGCTTTCCGCCAACCGCCGAGAGCTCGACACAAAGACCTGGCAGTCTCTGGCGGACCCCGCAGACCTCCCTACCTGCAGACCTAAGCATGTCAGGGCCCGCAGCCCTGTGGTGATCCCACCCCAGCCCATGATCCAAGCCCCGCACTCACAGCGCCTGTTGCCTTGACGAATTTATTGGCCACGCTCGAGAGCTGGTTATCTCGCAGAAAGCCGAGCACGAGGGGATACAGGTCGCTGGGAACCACGCGGCGTAAGCCGGCGTCCGCCATCCTCCGGGTAATACGCGTCACTACCGTCGCGGACGCACACGACTCAAGAAACCGGAAGAGGCGGGCTAGGGGAGGATCCCGGCAACGTCCTCGCGCCGCGCGGGGCACGCCGGAAGGGGCGGGCGCACTCTCGGAGACAGGGTAAAGGCGAAATCCATGAACGCTTTCCGGTCCCACGAGTGTCGCCATCTTGGAAGGGCGGAGCCCGCCGTTCTGCTTTGTGAAGGCGGAGCCCTGACGTCAGAGGTCACGCCCTTGGTGGCGGCGGGAAAGCTTCAGACTTCCCGCGCCTTGCCTGCCTTCTGGAGCCACCTTTCTCAGTGCAGCAGTTACCCGCGCCGCTAGCATTCAGGTATCAGAGTAAGGCGTGGGTCGGCGGGCCTGAGCTGACCTTGAATTTTCTAAACTTGGTCACATATCCCACCGTCTCCTATTCGCTCTGCCAGTGGATTCCCACTCTTCTCCATCTTCACTTCAAAACCCTGGAAGGCCCTTTCTCAAAATACCACCCCAATCTCTGCACTCCCAACTCCATTACCGAGGGCCCTTCAGATTATCTGTGGTAGTGGTGAGGTGCTGATCTTCAAAACTGTCCACCTCAATCTTGACTTGCCCATGAGACAAGTCTACCCTCCCTTATTTACACAGCTTCAGATCAGCTTCATGAAGGGAAAAAGGGGATGTGCAATAAAcccgagcagcagcagcaatctcttCAAACGGATAATCCTGAAAATAACCCTTCTACCTCCTGGGTCACAGTCCACACTATGAATCCTCCCTGTGGAAGAACTAGAAAACCCCTCAACTGCCTCTCTCTTTGTCATGAGTACTCAGATTTATCAATCAATGCCCAGGCCAATCAAGTTAATTTCAAGTTCTCCATATTTCAGTTCACAGTAGCAGATAGCACCCTGTCTACTACCCCTGGACTATTTCTCTTTCATGCCCCTCCCGGAGGTAAGGGTTCACTTTCTCAAAGGACACACTTATTTGCCATTCTCAAAATAGGCATTCCCCTGTCCTTGGTATAATTCCTCCTTGTCCCTCTTTCCCAAAGGTCTATTCACCTGCATGCATTCTTTAAATATCTGAGCACCTGCTGAATGCCAAGCATTGTGCTCAAGCTATGGTACACACAAGCCTCAGTTTCAAAAACCTGTATTTACAACAGGTGTGAACTTCCTCTGGGTCCCTGATACTCAAATTCTTTGCCGGACCAATGGCACCACGCTCGTTGGAAATGCAGAACCTCAAGGCCCACCCCATaactcagaatctgcatttttaaaagatctacaGATTTAGCTACCCTTTcaaagtctgagaagcactgcCCTAGATGACTGATTTCACCTACTAGACTCCTGAAGAGCAGTTTCAAGTCCAGTAGGATTCAGCACCTAACCGAAGAGGGGTCCTAGGAATCAAATGGAAGTAGGAATGTCCCTGTTGGGTTCAGAGAGGAAAAGTGATTTCTCTGGCACCAGCACCATAGAAAAAAGCACAACAGCACTTGGCAGTTCTCTCTAGTTCATGTTTATTAGTCTGCACTGGGGGAACCCCTCAACCCCATCCATCTTACACAGGAATGCAAGTTAATGTGTTTCAAAGCctattataaaaaacaaataccacTTAAAATCTgatgtattacatttttatttcacttttttccatttctttagaaAACAGTCATCTCCTCGCTAGCAGCTCTCTCCCCTAGACTGGGGGAGGGGAATGGAGGAGGTTGGGCACCTCCAAAGAAAAGGGGATGGGGGAGAAGGGCCCAGGGTTACCTCCTGAGGTTCTTCTGGGCCTGTTTCAATAATGTGTCAAAGTCAAGAGAATCAAATTTGCTCTTTACAGGAGCAGGGTCAAAGTCTTCCCGGTTGGAGTCTACAAAGGTAGAGAGAGACAAACATCAAGGTCTCTTTGAGTACACCTCCCAACCACAGGGTCCTCAAATGGCCAGCTACCTCTCTTATCTATAATGGATGGAGCTAAAATCTCCTGAATTTTAAGTCAAAAGATAGGAAAGCCCCCATTTCTCCTCTCATCCTACCCTTTAAGCCCTTCATGTGTCACAGGAAGACAAGTCTGTCTTACTAAACCCCCTTCTCAAAAGGCTGGGGACTCTTCCAGGGAGGAGATGGAGTATACCAAAGGCTCAGGGCCTCCCTCCACTCACCAAGATCAGAATAGCTTCTCTTGCAGAACTGCCTGCGGCCCCCAAAGCAGAGATCAAAGGGCTGTTCATCAGCCTGCCTCAGCTTGTGGCCACTCTCGATGGCTGCAAATGCCTCCTCGGCATAGCGGTAAGTGACGAAGCCATAGTTGTCACTGGAAGGGAGGGtgagacagaggctgagatggctatTTGGGCACATGCCATGGAGAAGAGACAGCTCCCCAGGGTACAGGGACTGGAGAGATTCTTCTCATTCCCCAAATGGCCAACCCTCTAACTGTAGAGATGAAGGTGTCCTACACTGCCCAGCACACCAGAGCAATCAGGAAAGACAAAGCACTGAGACAGATAACGGGACAGGAAGGACATCCTGACCTTAGGGCCCAACCTCACCCTTGGACACGGAAGTGGATGGTGCACTCCTCAATCTCCCCAAAAACAGAGAATCTCTGTTTCAGCTCTGACCGAGTCATGCGGCCAGGTATCTTCCCAATGAAGACCACTCTTCTTTCTTCCTATGTTGGGTCAAGGAAAATTAACACACCATGAGCCAAAGCCATAGCTGCAGATGGCTCTGTGAGCTCATGTCATGGCTCAGGGACAAGCCCTCTCCTCCTAGGACCTGTTCCTCTACTCACTATTGCACGCTCCTTCTGCAGAACTCTCTGCCTTTGGTAATGGTCGTGTGAACGATAAGAACTGTACCTGCCAAGAGAAAAAGGTGCTGTCAGCCCCCTAGATATTAGACAGCTCAAGTCTCAACTCTTAGGCTCTTGCACCCCAAATGTACCAACTCCCTGAAAACATACTCACCGCCGCCTCCTGTCACTTCTCCGGCGAGGAGATGGAGAGCGGGACCGGCTTCGGGAACTagatgatgaggaggaggaagatgaggaggaagaggaagagcatCTCCGGGAACGTCCAGAGGAACTGCAACTGGACCTAGAGAACAAAAGATCACACAGAAATGATGGGAGGAGTACAGGTATCATCCACTTACCTCACCTTGGCCCCAGCCCCGCCTCCCTGTCAGGAAGCTCAGGACCAAAGgcagagaaaagcagaggagGTACAGAAGAAAAGCAAACTGAGAACCTTGTGAACTTTACATGTTCTAGAGTATCTGGGCATTGATCTTATTTATTGTCAATTatgcaattaaaaagaatatctaacaagtcagaaagaataaaaacaatagagACTCAGAAATAAAGGGCTGGGCCCTAGGTATTACAACGAGCCGGGGGATCGGGGGTGTAAGGGAGAAGTGGGAGGGCGGGCAGGCCCATGTCTCTGGAATCCTGCTCGCCTCATGTCTCACAGGAGTACTATGATTATGGCATAAGGGGAGGTGACTGTGCTAGATCTGTAGTAGATGACATACCTGAAGATAAGCTTCACCATCAAAAACCAAGAATTCTTCACTGATGAAGTGCAAAAATTTGGGTCTATTATAGAGAAAAAGGTACTCCCAAAAATATGAGGCCACAATGACACCCAAAGGACACCAGACTCTTTCCTCAACAGATGATTAAAGGAAGGATTATTTGCCATTAACAACCCACTAGCCCACCATCCCACATCTACcggaaaaatacaagaaataagGACTGATACAGTGCAAAGGAATCAACATGGTCAAGACCAAACCCTAACGGTTTCTCCCAAGGCAGGTCTCTAGGAAGCAGGAGATCTCAGAGATATCCCAATCTCTAACAGGGGACAGAAGCTATCTTTTCACAGCTTGCCTCCTTCAAAtccaggaaaagggaagaagacaaaagccaaagacagaaatagaaaagccTTAGTGCCTGAAAGTTCATCAAACTcaatgtgcaaaagctttcagaGTAAGCCAGAGGAGAGAACCTCCAAAGTGGAGAGAACCTAACAGGCCATCAGAGCTCACCTTCGCCACCTCTTGTGTGGGGGGGAGAGGGACCGGGACCGGGATCGGGATGAGGAAGACGACGATGAGGATGAGGAGGAAGATGCTTCGCTGGTCCGGGTGGACCCAGAGCTCACAGAACGGCTGCTGCGGCCACGGCGGCCTTGCCAGCCCCGGCTTGGGGGGCTGGCTGACCTGCAGGCTTTTCGATAACAGCGCACTGACTGCTGCTTGGCTGAGGGATCAGGGAGAGTCCTAGTGTTCGTGTCATTCCGGCAGGGTGAGGCCTCAGGGGATAGCAAGGCAGACGGGGCAAGGCAAGGAGTTTGGGGATCTGCCTGCTCTCTGCTAGTCCTGTGATCAAGTGGCTTCTGGGAGGCAGCTGTGCCTGGAGGCACAGAGGTGACTGAGCCCAGGGACAAGACAGGCTTGATGGTGATATCCTGATGGCGTTTGACGTTCCATCGGGAGCCCACCTCTGGAATGACTAGGGCAGGcgtcttttttgggggggtcctGCTCCGAACACAATAGTCATGGTCCCCAGAGCCCACATGGACTGGACTAGGGCCACGGACCCCTTCGTGGAGGCGGGCTGCAGCTGGATGTTTGGCCTCTGTAACTCCTTCAGGCTTCAGGGTTCCCTCCTGGGCGGTGGACTTAGGAGATTTGGCTTTGGCCAGCAGAGAGACAGCAGCCAGGGGCTTCCATAACTGATGGGGAGGGGTAGCTGGAGGGGTGAGCCCTgtgaggggagggaggatggagataGCAGGATGAGATCCGATTCTACACTTCTGAACACTGTGTATACAGGCTCCAGAGACTCCCACTTCATTTCACAAAGTGTACTAACACTGATCAGCAGCCCAACTTCTCCCACTGTTACAACTGCTCCGTCCCATGAGCTCCCCATCTTGGAGACCAGCAACAGAAACCCAACTAGCTAGAGTCCTCCTGAACCTCTCATTGCCCAAACCCAGCTGGTGGCCAGGTCCTGTCTGTTCTACCTCTTCCTTCTTAGACTCACCCCCTGACCATGGCACTGACTGACTTCCTGGCTGCATTTTCCCTGAACTCATGTAATCATCTAATAATCTCCTACCTCGAGCAACACACCTGTCCACCTGTCTTCTACATTCCCGCTGGAGGAAGCACTCTAAAACCAAACTGGTAAGGCTTTTTCAATTGCTTCTTCAACGTACAATATCAAGTCCAACCAGCTTAACATGGCCAAGTTCCCATAACTTGGCCTCCTACTTAACACCCCAGCTTTCTCTCTTCTGAGCTCTGCCCACCACCCTGATCAGCCACTACACTCCAGCCAAAACGAACCACTCACCATTTCCCAAAACATACCAATACCAGGCTGGCTCTGTTTCTTCAGTTCACTCAAGCTGTTCCAACAACCTCAAATGCCCCTGGTGTCAGGGATTTTCTCAAGCCTCCAATTTGAGGATTACCTTCTGTATAACCCTGTTCTGACAGTCCCTCTTCAGACCCCACTGTAAACCAAATGGGTTTCTTTGACACACAACCTCTGATACTCGACGTGCTCATCTGTTTACACATCTGCCCCCTGGACTGTGAGAACCTCGAGGACGACGATCAGATTTCCGTATCCCCAACATCTACACACACTTACTGCAGAGCGGGCTCTACAAACATTTGCTGCTTAAACTAATCAAAGGCAgagttccccaccctgaacccacCTGCCACGTTGGCCAGTTCTGGGGCTTGTAACCGGTCTAGGGGCCTCTTCTCCTGGGGAGTGTCAACGCTGCTGGCGGGGGGAAAAGGGAAAGCCTGGTTCATTGCCTCCTCAACATCTGCTTTCCTCATGAAGCAACAGGAAAGGGGGACGTGCAGAGAGGAATGGGGGCACAAACTGTCCCAATCATTCTCCTCCAGCACAAAAAgggtcttagtgactgaactttATGTAAGTTGGGTCTCAGCTCTGTCCAATTTCTGGAGGCAGGCTGACTATGACCTTGATaccccccacctcctccaagcCAGGAGCCTCTTGTGCCCAGCTCAAACCAACCCAAAATCAATGTGGAGGAAAATATGCTTGGCAGAAGAGGACGGGGTATCATgaacatgggggaaaaaaaaaaaaaaggcctcttGGTACTGGAAGATTGGGGAACAAGGAGGTCCAGGACACCTGTGTCCTCCAAGGAGTCAGGGAGCCCTAGCCATGAACATCCTCCCCCATTTTTTCTTATAACATCAGCAGTGTTTTGAGCAACCTTAAAGCCtgttaaataaaggaaagaaacccCCAAAAACACAACTCGCCAGAACATAAAAGGCATCACCATTTGAAACCCCAGACTGGAATCAGCCAGAGGATGGTTCATATATGTCCTCCTACGTATCACCCAAGACAATGCTCAGTAGTGATGGGCTGAGCTGAGGGTGTGAAACAGGGAAAGACTTTAGAGCTGACTAAATGTCCCTTAACAGAGGCATCCAGTTGACAGTCCTGGAGCGCCGGCCGGCTGCTGACCAACAGCTGTAGGGTAACTCACTCATGTCCCCATACTTACCCTGAGTTTCCTACAGCCAGGCTGTCAGCAGGAGCCGGGGGAGGGCACTcctttttggctgcaaagaaaccATACTAGTTAAAAGCCCAACCAGATGTTCCATACTGAAGAGGCACAGAAACGCTGGCTTTAAGACGCAAAGGAGGAAAATCCATTTTGCCTACATACTCCATTGGGGTCTCCCCAAAGAAATCCATTCTCCTCCAGTGGGTAcccaaaaactatttttaattatgtCTCTTCTGCTTAAAAACAAGCACACACTCCACCGAATCTGAGACGGAGTCCCAACTCCTAAGTCTAGCATTCCAGATTCTATATAATCCACCTTATTAACTTGCTAGTCTTATAAGCTACTCTTGATCTACACTTGTACTTTGCCTTGTTCTACAGATACCTATTGTCAATTCAGGAGTCATTTCTGCAGATTCCTCTCCCCAGTCAGATCATAAGCTCCTTGAGAACACAACATAGCATCATCCTCTGCAGCACCTAGATCCACACTTGTACTGAGAAGCTGAACTAGCCACTGCCTTTCAAATACACCATATGTGACCTTTCCTGCACCTCTGCCTTTATTCACCACATGCAGGCTCTCTGAATTCCTGTCTTCCAAGGCTCAGCTGGAGAACTAATTCCCTCTAGAAAAATGTCCCCAATTTACTTGGATCTCCCCATCCATCCACTCTTTATAGTTCTTGTCATGCTGTACCCTCTCCCTGGCTTGGACTGCCATCAATGGGATTGTCTTCCCATTCCAATTAGGGGGCCACTCTAGTGGCAGAgactccccttctccctcctcccagttTAAGCAACTACAGGGCTGGGCCCAAAAGAAACATCAACAAAAAGGGTTACAAAAAGGGTTTCCTCACCTTCTGATTTCTCAAATTGCTCCAGCAGACTGGACAGGTCCGACGCCTCAATTCCTGTGGAAGCACACAACACAGGATTGGAAACCTACCCCTATCCACTGAGCACACAGGtcccaaaacttccaaaacaccTCGCTTCTCTCCTTATGCACCCCCTGTCCATTGTGATAAATAAACCAGGGGAGCCACACTCCCAGAGAAAGAGAATCAAACCAACCAGACTTTTCTCTCTCAAGAATTCTAACAAAGGCCAGCCCCATCGAGGCTTATCCTGTTTTATGGAAGACACTCCTCACACAATTCCCACGCCATTCTTCACACCAACTGAACTGTGTGGCACTCACCAATCTCACTGATGAAAGCCTGCACCACGGCCTCAGGACCCTGGGTACGTGGGGTAGGTAGAAAGGACAGTTTCCTTAGACGGGCTGGGTGGACAACAGGCAGTTTGGTGGTAGTGCTCTGCCTTGGTGCCGGTGTGGGAACAGCCTTGTCAACAGGAGAGGGTGGTTTCTCCTTGGGCCTAGTCTCCTGCAGCTCAGGCTTTAGCCTCTCTGATGCAGGCTCCTCAACAGCCACATTCTCAGCAGACACACACGGTGGAGCCTTGATCCGCGGGCTGTGCACCGGGGAGGATGCCCTGTGCTTCAGATGGGGAGATGCAGGCACTGGCTTGACCTCCACCTTGGTGGGCTCTGTCTGTGGAGCTCCCTGGCCAGCTGCCCCAAGACTGAGGGGAGGAGCCATTGGCACAGCTGGCACACTTTCAGGAGAGCCAGCTGGGATGCCACCAGGCTCCACCTTGGGTGGGGGGACAGCTCTTCCAACTGAGGTTAGAGGCAATGGAGGTGGAGGAACAGCAGGCCAGAATGGAGGGTGTTGCAGCCCTGGGCCCCATCCCAAGGGCCCGTAGGTACAGTTGGAATTATAAGGtgggactggggcaggaggaggtaCCCAAGGCACATTGCAAGTGGGGGGCACAGCAAAGGCACCTGGAGTACCAGACACTAGGGGCACCGTTGGTGGGGGGGGCAGGCAAGGATAGCCAGAAGGGGACACGGGAGGATAACAAGGCCAGGGTGGCACAGAGGCATAGTGAGTATAGGGATCAGGTGGCACTGGCCCCAGAGACATCGGAACACTAGGAGGCTGCAGGGGTGGTGGGGGCAGATTGGGCACAGCTTGCCCATTTGTGGGAAGGGGCAGCGCAGGAGTCATGCCCAGCCCACCCGTGGGAAAAGGCAGAGCAGTGGGCATTTTGGGGGGCatgggctgcacagcaggaggtagCAGTCGTGCTGGCAGCAGTTTCTCTTGGGATGGCACCTGCTCAGTAGGAGCTGAGGCCATAGGTTTGGTCGCAGGTGGCTCAGGACtaggggaggcagggctggggcccaCAGACCCAAAGCAAGCCTCAGGAGCCGCCTCAGGACTTCTCTGTGGAGCTGTCTTCTTGGCTGGGGCTAGAGGGATGACAAGACAAGGGATGTCTGCCAGCCCTGTGGGAGTTTCTGGGAGGCTGGGCCACTTCCCAGCTGGAGGCTGAGGGGTCCTCTCTTCGGCCTCTGGCTGGCGCTGCTGCCTTCGTCGCCGGTACTCAGACAGGCTAAGAGGCCGAGGCCTGACTTCCTGGGTTGTGGTACTGGTACCAGTTTCTCCCTTCAGAGGACCTATAACCTCCCTGACTTCAGGACTGTTGGCCTTTGGGGGCTCTGAAGACTCTGATTCCAGGAGGAGCTGGGCACCTGGATTCCTCTGGGCTGATGATACTGCACCACGTCTGGGATCAGTTGGCCTAGACTTAACTAGTACAGGGTCAACTGGAGACAGGTCATTGGGAACAGAGTCAACCTGTACTGACTTGACCAGGACAGCGTCAACTGGAGACAAGTTGTCTGAGATGGGAACAACCACTGTAGGGTCAGCTGCTGCTGAGTCAGCCAGGACTGGATCAGCTGGGAGGGGTTCAACCAGCTCTGAGTTCGCTGAAGCAATGTTAGTCAGCACAGGGTCAACAGGTTCAGTGTCAGTCGCAGTGGGACCAGGGTCAACTACAGTGGAATCAGCTTCAAGAGAGTCAAGTGGCATGGGGTCAGCTTGAGCAGAGTCAACCAGTGAGAGATGCGTTGAAACAGGGTTGGCTTGGATAGGGTCAACCAGGCTGGGGCAGAGGTCTACAGGATCTTCTTTAGCAGGACTAGCTTGCTCAGTACTGCTCTCCAAGTTCGCAGAGCTGGGTTTCTCTAAGGCAGCTGCCCAGGCCCGAGCCCAAGCCCGGGGCTTCCCTCTACCATGGGGAGGCCCAACCTCTCTTTGAAGGTCCTCTTGAGGCAGGCTGCCTCCCTGAGAGGTCACCTCTGGAACAGCTGTAGACTGCCCACGAGAGGCCGACCTCAGCCTCCTGGTGTAGCCCTCTGCACAGGCAGCTGGCTGCTCCttgctcttcttcctcctgccctttcGAGCCCTCTGGGAACTTAGCGTGGCGTTGGCTGGTGGGTTCTGAGGCCCCTTGGGCGCCACTGGCTCCATGACCTCCCTGGGCTCCAACATGGAGGCTGCCTCCAACTTTTCCTTTGAGTCCAGTGACAAGCCCTCATCCTCAGGGCAGAGGGTTTCCTTGGGAACAGCAACCTCTGTCTCCACCTCTAGTGATGGCATGAGCAGCTGCAAGGCTGGACTGACCTCTAGTGTGTCATCCAGGAGCACAGGCTGGGGGCCAGCAGGGATCTGTCGCACCACAACTGGGATCTCCAGGTCATTGCCAGCTGTGGCCGCCTGACCCAcaatctccagcaccacacaatCCTCAGGCAGTGTCAAGTCATCTGGCTGCTCCTGAAGCTCATCCTCGAGCGCCGTCAGGTGGGTGAGGTTGGGTAGGCAGTACGGGTGCATGGCCCGCACCAGCTCACTCAAGGAGGAGATGCTCTCGTCTCCAGCTGCCTGTACtgccatctctgctgctgctgctgttttctcttcctcctcaggaCAGGCTAGGTGCATGGGGAAGTCCGGGATGCTGCTCACAGAGTTGTTAAGCTCCCCAGCAAGCATCTCACTGCTGAAGCCAGCcagttcctcctcttcctccccatcaCTACgctgctggggaggaggggactgGCCCCAGCGGGTTCTTGACCTTGGGGGTCTCCAACTAGGAAGCTTAGGGGAGGAGGTCTCCAAGAAGGAAGGTGGAGAGAAGTCCCAAGGGGGATCTGCGAGCGCC is a window of Bos mutus isolate GX-2022 chromosome 26, NWIPB_WYAK_1.1, whole genome shotgun sequence DNA encoding:
- the PPRC1 gene encoding peroxisome proliferator-activated receptor gamma coactivator-related protein 1 isoform X2; translation: MEGEPTDAWQITLALLQEEGDDSGFVSLSRLGPCLRDKDLEMEELILQDGALLGTMHSYMDASLISLIEDFGSLGESRLSLEDQNEVSLLTALTEILDNADSENLSPFDSIPDSELLVSPREGSSLHRLLSLSRTPPERDLITPTDPLGPSTGSSRVEMALADPPWDFSPPSFLETSSPKLPSWRPPRSRTRWGQSPPPQQRSDGEEEEELAGFSSEMLAGELNNSVSSIPDFPMHLACPEEEEKTAAAAEMAVQAAGDESISSLSELVRAMHPYCLPNLTHLTALEDELQEQPDDLTLPEDCVVLEIVGQAATAGNDLEIPVVVRQIPAGPQPVLLDDTLEVSPALQLLMPSLEVETEVAVPKETLCPEDEGLSLDSKEKLEAASMLEPREVMEPVAPKGPQNPPANATLSSQRARKGRRKKSKEQPAACAEGYTRRLRSASRGQSTAVPEVTSQGGSLPQEDLQREVGPPHGRGKPRAWARAWAAALEKPSSANLESSTEQASPAKEDPVDLCPSLVDPIQANPVSTHLSLVDSAQADPMPLDSLEADSTVVDPGPTATDTEPVDPVLTNIASANSELVEPLPADPVLADSAAADPTVVVPISDNLSPVDAVLVKSVQVDSVPNDLSPVDPVLVKSRPTDPRRGAVSSAQRNPGAQLLLESESSEPPKANSPEVREVIGPLKGETGTSTTTQEVRPRPLSLSEYRRRRQQRQPEAEERTPQPPAGKWPSLPETPTGLADIPCLVIPLAPAKKTAPQRSPEAAPEACFGSVGPSPASPSPEPPATKPMASAPTEQVPSQEKLLPARLLPPAVQPMPPKMPTALPFPTGGLGMTPALPLPTNGQAVPNLPPPPLQPPSVPMSLGPVPPDPYTHYASVPPWPCYPPVSPSGYPCLPPPPTVPLVSGTPGAFAVPPTCNVPWVPPPAPVPPYNSNCTYGPLGWGPGLQHPPFWPAVPPPPLPLTSVGRAVPPPKVEPGGIPAGSPESVPAVPMAPPLSLGAAGQGAPQTEPTKVEVKPVPASPHLKHRASSPVHSPRIKAPPCVSAENVAVEEPASERLKPELQETRPKEKPPSPVDKAVPTPAPRQSTTTKLPVVHPARLRKLSFLPTPRTQGPEAVVQAFISEIGIEASDLSSLLEQFEKSEGLTPPATPPHQLWKPLAAVSLLAKAKSPKSTAQEGTLKPEGVTEAKHPAAARLHEGVRGPSPVHVGSGDHDYCVRSRTPPKKTPALVIPEVGSRWNVKRHQDITIKPVLSLGSVTSVPPGTAASQKPLDHRTSREQADPQTPCLAPSALLSPEASPCRNDTNTRTLPDPSAKQQSVRCYRKACRSASPPSRGWQGRRGRSSRSVSSGSTRTSEASSSSSSSSSSSSRSRSRSLSPPHKRWRRSSCSSSGRSRRCSSSSSSSSSSSSSSSRSRSRSPSPRRRSDRRRRYSSYRSHDHYQRQRVLQKERAIEERRVVFIGKIPGRMTRSELKQRFSVFGEIEECTIHFRVQGDNYGFVTYRYAEEAFAAIESGHKLRQADEQPFDLCFGGRRQFCKRSYSDLDSNREDFDPAPVKSKFDSLDFDTLLKQAQKNLRR